Proteins encoded within one genomic window of Microtus ochrogaster isolate Prairie Vole_2 linkage group LG4, MicOch1.0, whole genome shotgun sequence:
- the LOC101999995 gene encoding olfactory receptor 12 has translation MATAVHRNGSLSAVSLRVFVLVGFGGGAETQALLFAVFLALYLVTVLGNLTMIVVITLDARLHSPMYFFLKNLSFVDLCLSSVIAPKAMAIFLSSSKVISFEGCATQFFFFSLLATTETFLLAVMAYDRFMAICSPLRYPVTMCPVTCAHLVLGTFCVGCLNSIVQTSLTFQLPFCSSNRIDYFYCDVPPLLQLACGSTALNELLLFGLCGFIIVSTTLAVLVSYGYITVTILRMRSGSGRHKVFSTCGSHLTAVSLFYGTLFVMYAQPGAVTSMAQGKVVSIFYTLVIPMLNPLIYSLRNKDVKDALWRLGHRHNLVKKGGQ, from the coding sequence ATGGCCACAGCAGTCCACAGAAATGGGAGTCTCTCAGCGGTGTCCTTGCGGGTGTTTGTGCTGGTGGGATTTGGGGGAGGTGCAGAGACCCAGGCCCTTCTCTTTGCTGTCTTCCTGGCCCTGTACCTGGTGACCGTCCTGGGCAACCTCACCATGATTGTGGTCATCACCCTGGATGCCCGCCTGCActcccccatgtacttcttcctcaagAACCTGTCCTTTGTTgacctctgcctctcttctgttATTGCCCCTAAAGCCATGGCAATCTTCCTTTCCTCCTCGAAGGTCATCAGCTTTGAGGGATGTGCCACTcagttcttctttttctccttgttgGCTACCACTGAGACTTTTCTCTTAGCTGTGATGGCCTACGACCGTTTCATGGCCATCTGCAGTCCCCTGAGGTACCCTGTGACCATGTGCCCTGTGACCTGTGCCCATCTGGTTCTGGGTACCTTCTGTGTAGGCTGCCTGAACTCCATTGTGCAGACCAGCCTCACGTTCCAGCTGCCCTTCTGCAGCTCCAACCGTATTGACTACTTCTACTGTGACGTGCCCCCATTGCTCCAGCTGGCCTGTGGCAGCACAGCTCTCAATGAGCTCCTGCTCTTCGGCCTCTGTGGGTTCATCATTGTGAGCACTACCTTAGCTGTGCTGGTTTCCTATGGCTACATCACCGTGACCATCCTCAGGATGCGCTCAGGATCTGGGAGGCACAAGGTCTTCTCCACCTGTGGCTCTCATCTGACAGCCGTGTCTTTGTTTTATGGCACTCTTTTTGTCATGTACGCACAGCCAGGAGCAGTGACATCCATGGCACAGGGCAAAGTGGTCTCCATCTTCTATACCCTGGTCATCCCCATGCTCAACCCCCTCATCTACAGTCTGCGCAACAAGGATGTGAAGGACGCCCTGTGGCGGCTGGGACACAGACACAACCTTGTGAAGAAGGGTGGACAGTGA